The following coding sequences lie in one Glycine max cultivar Williams 82 chromosome 19, Glycine_max_v4.0, whole genome shotgun sequence genomic window:
- the LOC100306136 gene encoding glutathione peroxidase family protein, which produces MGASASVTEKSIHEFMVKDAKGRDVNLSTYKGKVLLVVNVASKCGFTNSNYTQLTELYSKYKDRGLEILAFPCNQFLKQEPGSSQEAEEFACTRYKAEYPIFGKVRVNGPDTAPVYKFLKANKTGFLGSRIKWNFTKFLVDKEGHVLARYGPTTSPLSIENDIKTALGEA; this is translated from the exons ATGGGTGCTTCGGCATCGGTCACAGAAAAATCCATCCATGAATTCATGGTCAAG GATGCTAAGGGCAGAGACGTGAACCTCAGCACCTACAAAGGGAAGGTTCTTCTTGTAGTTAACGTCGCTTCAAAATG TGGATTTACAAATTCCAATTACACCCAGTTAACTGAGCTTTACAGCAAATATAAAGACAGAG GTCTTGAGATACTGGCATTTCCATGCAACCAGTTTCTGAAACAAGAGCCCGGGAGTAGCCAGGAGGCAGAGGAATTTGCCTGTACAAGGTACAAGGCTGAGTATCCCATTTTTGGAAAG GTACGTGTCAATGGACCTGATACAGCACCTGTCTACAAATTCCTTAAAGCAAATAAAACAGGATTTCTGGGTAGTAGGATAAAGTGGAATTTCACTAAGTTTTTGGTTGACAAGGAAGGGCATGTCCTCGCTCGTTATGGTCCAACCACCTCACCGTTGTCCATTGAA AATGACATCAAGACAGCATTGGGGGAGGCTTGA
- the LOC100777230 gene encoding putative DUF21 domain-containing protein At1g03270 isoform X4, with amino-acid sequence MLLHELNLGMREFQPGNFVYDAEDIPFGTLWWFFYAGISCLLVLFAGIMSGLTLGLMSLGLVDLEILQQSGSSTEKKQAAAILPVVQKQHQLLVTLLLCNACAMEALPIYLDKIFHPFVAVVLSVTFVLAFGEVIPQAICTRYGLYVGANFVGLVRVLMIICYPIAYPIGKVLDVLLGHDHALFRRAQLKALVSIHSQEAGKGGELTHDEATIISGALDLTEKTAEEAMTPIESTFSLDVASKLDWEAIGKILARGHSRVPVYSGNPKNIIGLLLVKNLLTVRAETETPVSAVSIRRIPRVPADMPLYDILNEFQKGSSHMAAVVKVIRERNNPQSPNDTEKSKDKEVIKHNSQLTIPLLSRFYEKSENVVNIDKPKLAADQQFQKDGPATNGVYHSLDNAEDGEEVIGIITLEDVFEELLQEEIVDETDVYIDVHRRGIKQASESLTKFVENDLHLRRISFQDH; translated from the exons ATGTTGTTGCATGAGCTGAACCTTGGTATGAGGGAGTTCCAACCAGGGAACTTCGTGTACGATGCTGAGGATATTCCATTTGGGACGCTGTGGTGGTTCTTTTATGCTGGAATCTCTTGTTTGCTCGTTCTATTCGCTGGGATCATGTCTGGTCTCACCCTTGGATTAATGTCTCTGGGTCTCGTTGATCTTGAGATTCTCCAACAGAGTGGCTCCTCCACTGAGAAGAAACAAGCTG CTGCTATTTTGCCGGTTGTACAGAAACAGCATCAGCTTCTTGTGACCTTGCTTCTTTGTAACGCCTGTGCCATGGAG GCACTTCCAATTTACCTTGACAAGATTTTTCATCCCTTTGTAGCAGTAGTGTTATCTGTGACTTTTGTTCTAGCTTTTGGAGAG GTTATCCCACAAGCTATATGCACAAGATATGGACTCTATGTTGGTGCTAATTTTGTGGGGCTTGTGCGTGTCCTGATGATCATCTGTTATCCAATTGCTTACCCTATTGGAAAG GTTCTGGATGTTTTACTTGGACACGATCATGCACTGTTTAGGCGAGCACAGCTGAAAGCccttgtttcaatccatagcCAAGAG GCTGGTAAAGGAGGTGAACTCACTCATGATGAGGCAACAATTATCAGTGGAGCACTAGATCTCACAGAGAAG ACTGCAGAGGAGGCTATGACACCAATTGAATCTACATTTTCCTTGGATGTTGCTTCCAAATTGGACTG GGAAGCAATTGGGAAAATTCTTGCACGAGGTCATAGTCGTGTTCCTGTATACAGTGGAAACCCCAAAAATATAATTGGCCTCTTACTA GTAAAAAACCTTCTTACTGTAAGAGCTGAAACAGAGACTCCAGTTAGTGCTGTTTCCATCCGGAGAATTCCTAG GGTTCCAGCAGATATGCCTCTATATGATATCCTCAATGAGTTTCAAAAAGGAAGCAGTCATATGGCAGCTGTAGTTAAGGTtataagagagagaaacaacCCTCAGTCACCCAATGACACTGAGAAATCCAAGGATAAGGAAGTCATCAAACATAATTCTCAACTAACTATCCCATTGCTATCCAGGTTTTATGAAAAATCAGAAAATGTTGTCAATATTGACAAACCCAAGCTTGCTGCAGACCAACAGTTTCAAAAGGATGGCCCTGCAACAAATGGTGTTTACCACTCTCTTGACAATGCTGAAGATGGGGAGGAAGTTATTGGCATCATTACGCTGGAGGACGTGTTTGAAGAACTCCTGCAG GAAGAAATTGTGGACGAGACTGATGTGTATATAGATGTACATAGAAG GGGAATTAAGCAAGCGAGTGAAAGTTTGACAAAGTTTGTGGAGAATGATTTACATTTAAGAAGAATTTCATTTCAGGATCATTGA
- the LOC100777230 gene encoding DUF21 domain-containing protein At4g14240 isoform X2, with amino-acid sequence MLLHELNLGMREFQPGNFVYDAEDIPFGTLWWFFYAGISCLLVLFAGIMSGLTLGLMSLGLVDLEILQQSGSSTEKKQAAAILPVVQKQHQLLVTLLLCNACAMEALPIYLDKIFHPFVAVVLSVTFVLAFGEVIPQAICTRYGLYVGANFVGLVRVLMIICYPIAYPIGKVLDVLLGHDHALFRRAQLKALVSIHSQEAGKGGELTHDEATIISGALDLTEKTAEEAMTPIESTFSLDVASKLDWEAIGKILARGHSRVPVYSGNPKNIIGLLLVKNLLTVRAETETPVSAVSIRRIPRVPADMPLYDILNEFQKGSSHMAAVVKVIRERNNPQSPNDTEKSKDKEVIKHNSQLTIPLLSRFYEKSENVVNIDKPKLAADQQFQKDGPATNGVYHSLDNAEDGEEVIGIITLEDVFEELLQEEIVDETDVYIDVHRRIRVAAVAAATSVARVPSGRKLTGHKPIDH; translated from the exons ATGTTGTTGCATGAGCTGAACCTTGGTATGAGGGAGTTCCAACCAGGGAACTTCGTGTACGATGCTGAGGATATTCCATTTGGGACGCTGTGGTGGTTCTTTTATGCTGGAATCTCTTGTTTGCTCGTTCTATTCGCTGGGATCATGTCTGGTCTCACCCTTGGATTAATGTCTCTGGGTCTCGTTGATCTTGAGATTCTCCAACAGAGTGGCTCCTCCACTGAGAAGAAACAAGCTG CTGCTATTTTGCCGGTTGTACAGAAACAGCATCAGCTTCTTGTGACCTTGCTTCTTTGTAACGCCTGTGCCATGGAG GCACTTCCAATTTACCTTGACAAGATTTTTCATCCCTTTGTAGCAGTAGTGTTATCTGTGACTTTTGTTCTAGCTTTTGGAGAG GTTATCCCACAAGCTATATGCACAAGATATGGACTCTATGTTGGTGCTAATTTTGTGGGGCTTGTGCGTGTCCTGATGATCATCTGTTATCCAATTGCTTACCCTATTGGAAAG GTTCTGGATGTTTTACTTGGACACGATCATGCACTGTTTAGGCGAGCACAGCTGAAAGCccttgtttcaatccatagcCAAGAG GCTGGTAAAGGAGGTGAACTCACTCATGATGAGGCAACAATTATCAGTGGAGCACTAGATCTCACAGAGAAG ACTGCAGAGGAGGCTATGACACCAATTGAATCTACATTTTCCTTGGATGTTGCTTCCAAATTGGACTG GGAAGCAATTGGGAAAATTCTTGCACGAGGTCATAGTCGTGTTCCTGTATACAGTGGAAACCCCAAAAATATAATTGGCCTCTTACTA GTAAAAAACCTTCTTACTGTAAGAGCTGAAACAGAGACTCCAGTTAGTGCTGTTTCCATCCGGAGAATTCCTAG GGTTCCAGCAGATATGCCTCTATATGATATCCTCAATGAGTTTCAAAAAGGAAGCAGTCATATGGCAGCTGTAGTTAAGGTtataagagagagaaacaacCCTCAGTCACCCAATGACACTGAGAAATCCAAGGATAAGGAAGTCATCAAACATAATTCTCAACTAACTATCCCATTGCTATCCAGGTTTTATGAAAAATCAGAAAATGTTGTCAATATTGACAAACCCAAGCTTGCTGCAGACCAACAGTTTCAAAAGGATGGCCCTGCAACAAATGGTGTTTACCACTCTCTTGACAATGCTGAAGATGGGGAGGAAGTTATTGGCATCATTACGCTGGAGGACGTGTTTGAAGAACTCCTGCAG GAAGAAATTGTGGACGAGACTGATGTGTATATAGATGTACATAGAAG AATACGTGTGGCTGCTGTGGCAGCTGCTACATCTGTGGCACGAGTTCCTTCTGGCCGAAAGTTAACAGGTCACAAGCCTATA GATCATTGA
- the LOC100777230 gene encoding DUF21 domain-containing protein At4g14240 isoform X1, giving the protein MLLHELNLGMREFQPGNFVYDAEDIPFGTLWWFFYAGISCLLVLFAGIMSGLTLGLMSLGLVDLEILQQSGSSTEKKQAAAILPVVQKQHQLLVTLLLCNACAMEALPIYLDKIFHPFVAVVLSVTFVLAFGEVIPQAICTRYGLYVGANFVGLVRVLMIICYPIAYPIGKVLDVLLGHDHALFRRAQLKALVSIHSQEAGKGGELTHDEATIISGALDLTEKTAEEAMTPIESTFSLDVASKLDWEAIGKILARGHSRVPVYSGNPKNIIGLLLVKNLLTVRAETETPVSAVSIRRIPRVPADMPLYDILNEFQKGSSHMAAVVKVIRERNNPQSPNDTEKSKDKEVIKHNSQLTIPLLSRFYEKSENVVNIDKPKLAADQQFQKDGPATNGVYHSLDNAEDGEEVIGIITLEDVFEELLQEEIVDETDVYIDVHRRIRVAAVAAATSVARVPSGRKLTGHKPIGN; this is encoded by the exons ATGTTGTTGCATGAGCTGAACCTTGGTATGAGGGAGTTCCAACCAGGGAACTTCGTGTACGATGCTGAGGATATTCCATTTGGGACGCTGTGGTGGTTCTTTTATGCTGGAATCTCTTGTTTGCTCGTTCTATTCGCTGGGATCATGTCTGGTCTCACCCTTGGATTAATGTCTCTGGGTCTCGTTGATCTTGAGATTCTCCAACAGAGTGGCTCCTCCACTGAGAAGAAACAAGCTG CTGCTATTTTGCCGGTTGTACAGAAACAGCATCAGCTTCTTGTGACCTTGCTTCTTTGTAACGCCTGTGCCATGGAG GCACTTCCAATTTACCTTGACAAGATTTTTCATCCCTTTGTAGCAGTAGTGTTATCTGTGACTTTTGTTCTAGCTTTTGGAGAG GTTATCCCACAAGCTATATGCACAAGATATGGACTCTATGTTGGTGCTAATTTTGTGGGGCTTGTGCGTGTCCTGATGATCATCTGTTATCCAATTGCTTACCCTATTGGAAAG GTTCTGGATGTTTTACTTGGACACGATCATGCACTGTTTAGGCGAGCACAGCTGAAAGCccttgtttcaatccatagcCAAGAG GCTGGTAAAGGAGGTGAACTCACTCATGATGAGGCAACAATTATCAGTGGAGCACTAGATCTCACAGAGAAG ACTGCAGAGGAGGCTATGACACCAATTGAATCTACATTTTCCTTGGATGTTGCTTCCAAATTGGACTG GGAAGCAATTGGGAAAATTCTTGCACGAGGTCATAGTCGTGTTCCTGTATACAGTGGAAACCCCAAAAATATAATTGGCCTCTTACTA GTAAAAAACCTTCTTACTGTAAGAGCTGAAACAGAGACTCCAGTTAGTGCTGTTTCCATCCGGAGAATTCCTAG GGTTCCAGCAGATATGCCTCTATATGATATCCTCAATGAGTTTCAAAAAGGAAGCAGTCATATGGCAGCTGTAGTTAAGGTtataagagagagaaacaacCCTCAGTCACCCAATGACACTGAGAAATCCAAGGATAAGGAAGTCATCAAACATAATTCTCAACTAACTATCCCATTGCTATCCAGGTTTTATGAAAAATCAGAAAATGTTGTCAATATTGACAAACCCAAGCTTGCTGCAGACCAACAGTTTCAAAAGGATGGCCCTGCAACAAATGGTGTTTACCACTCTCTTGACAATGCTGAAGATGGGGAGGAAGTTATTGGCATCATTACGCTGGAGGACGTGTTTGAAGAACTCCTGCAG GAAGAAATTGTGGACGAGACTGATGTGTATATAGATGTACATAGAAG AATACGTGTGGCTGCTGTGGCAGCTGCTACATCTGTGGCACGAGTTCCTTCTGGCCGAAAGTTAACAGGTCACAAGCCTATA GGGAATTAA
- the LOC100777230 gene encoding DUF21 domain-containing protein At4g14240 isoform X3 produces MLLHELNLGMREFQPGNFVYDAEDIPFGTLWWFFYAGISCLLVLFAGIMSGLTLGLMSLGLVDLEILQQSGSSTEKKQAAAILPVVQKQHQLLVTLLLCNACAMEALPIYLDKIFHPFVAVVLSVTFVLAFGEVIPQAICTRYGLYVGANFVGLVRVLMIICYPIAYPIGKVLDVLLGHDHALFRRAQLKALVSIHSQEAGKGGELTHDEATIISGALDLTEKTAEEAMTPIESTFSLDVASKLDWEAIGKILARGHSRVPVYSGNPKNIIGLLLVKNLLTVRAETETPVSAVSIRRIPRVPADMPLYDILNEFQKGSSHMAAVVKVIRERNNPQSPNDTEKSKDKEVIKHNSQLTIPLLSRFYEKSENVVNIDKPKLAADQQFQKDGPATNGVYHSLDNAEDGEEVIGIITLEDVFEELLQEEIVDETDVYIDVHRRIRVAAVAAATSVARVPSGRKLTGHKPIVS; encoded by the exons ATGTTGTTGCATGAGCTGAACCTTGGTATGAGGGAGTTCCAACCAGGGAACTTCGTGTACGATGCTGAGGATATTCCATTTGGGACGCTGTGGTGGTTCTTTTATGCTGGAATCTCTTGTTTGCTCGTTCTATTCGCTGGGATCATGTCTGGTCTCACCCTTGGATTAATGTCTCTGGGTCTCGTTGATCTTGAGATTCTCCAACAGAGTGGCTCCTCCACTGAGAAGAAACAAGCTG CTGCTATTTTGCCGGTTGTACAGAAACAGCATCAGCTTCTTGTGACCTTGCTTCTTTGTAACGCCTGTGCCATGGAG GCACTTCCAATTTACCTTGACAAGATTTTTCATCCCTTTGTAGCAGTAGTGTTATCTGTGACTTTTGTTCTAGCTTTTGGAGAG GTTATCCCACAAGCTATATGCACAAGATATGGACTCTATGTTGGTGCTAATTTTGTGGGGCTTGTGCGTGTCCTGATGATCATCTGTTATCCAATTGCTTACCCTATTGGAAAG GTTCTGGATGTTTTACTTGGACACGATCATGCACTGTTTAGGCGAGCACAGCTGAAAGCccttgtttcaatccatagcCAAGAG GCTGGTAAAGGAGGTGAACTCACTCATGATGAGGCAACAATTATCAGTGGAGCACTAGATCTCACAGAGAAG ACTGCAGAGGAGGCTATGACACCAATTGAATCTACATTTTCCTTGGATGTTGCTTCCAAATTGGACTG GGAAGCAATTGGGAAAATTCTTGCACGAGGTCATAGTCGTGTTCCTGTATACAGTGGAAACCCCAAAAATATAATTGGCCTCTTACTA GTAAAAAACCTTCTTACTGTAAGAGCTGAAACAGAGACTCCAGTTAGTGCTGTTTCCATCCGGAGAATTCCTAG GGTTCCAGCAGATATGCCTCTATATGATATCCTCAATGAGTTTCAAAAAGGAAGCAGTCATATGGCAGCTGTAGTTAAGGTtataagagagagaaacaacCCTCAGTCACCCAATGACACTGAGAAATCCAAGGATAAGGAAGTCATCAAACATAATTCTCAACTAACTATCCCATTGCTATCCAGGTTTTATGAAAAATCAGAAAATGTTGTCAATATTGACAAACCCAAGCTTGCTGCAGACCAACAGTTTCAAAAGGATGGCCCTGCAACAAATGGTGTTTACCACTCTCTTGACAATGCTGAAGATGGGGAGGAAGTTATTGGCATCATTACGCTGGAGGACGTGTTTGAAGAACTCCTGCAG GAAGAAATTGTGGACGAGACTGATGTGTATATAGATGTACATAGAAG AATACGTGTGGCTGCTGTGGCAGCTGCTACATCTGTGGCACGAGTTCCTTCTGGCCGAAAGTTAACAGGTCACAAGCCTATAGTAAGTTAG
- the LOC102669806 gene encoding uncharacterized protein: KENSMEIFNLITLAMTIFLALVPKMESHIRTPGMPMPKTPRPLCASQFALVNYACSRLPFSLGVPPDSPSTPPSPNDEEGHRNNHHNGSHRHGHRHGHKHRNHQTADEDNCCRWAKEVDNQCVCELLLRLPPFLIRPLHQYTLNVGESCDITYSCGAPI, encoded by the coding sequence aaagaaaacagcaTGGAGATTTTCAACTTAATAACATTGGCTATGACAATATTCCTAGCATTAGTGCCAAAGATGGAGAGTCATATAAGGACACCAGGTATGCCTATGCCGAAAACCCCTCGTCCACTTTGTGCATCACAATTTGCACTAGTGAACTATGCCTGTTCGAGGTTGCCATTCTCCCTCGGTGTTCCACCCGATTCCCCGTCCACTCCTCCGTCCCCCAATGACGAAGAGGGCCACAGAAACAACCACCACAATGGCAGCCACAGACATGGCCATAGACATGGACACAAACATAGGAACCACCAGACAGCTGATGAAGATAATTGTTGCCGGTGGGCTAAGGAAGTTGACAACCAATGTGTGTGTGAACTTCTACTCCGCCTGCCACCCTTCCTTATTAGACCTCTGCATCAGTACACACTTAACGTTGGAGAATCGTGTGATATCACTTACTCATGCGGTGCACCAATATGA